From a single Prosthecobacter algae genomic region:
- the drmC gene encoding DISARM system phospholipase D-like protein DrmC: MNPFVELSLSQLESLRSAFQNGALKYGANAEGLRQQTLSAKQAQHLDKYLKERELSPAASIAIIEAILQTREGASNLALAQTLVVTGPEIENTEILKTGSRFIEVVQHARRELMLATFALYQGDQILAPIYQAMVQNPKLNVTLILNVPRKYGDTTLTEQVIEAYRRDFLTKHWPWEIRPKVYHFPASLHLKASDRASMHCKFVLADEERCFVTSANFTEAAQKKNIEVGIELSGSYEPKALSTYFKALIQGEILARLI; encoded by the coding sequence ATGAACCCATTCGTTGAACTGAGCCTCAGTCAGTTGGAGTCCCTCCGTTCAGCCTTTCAGAATGGAGCGCTCAAATATGGTGCCAATGCCGAAGGCCTCCGTCAGCAAACGCTCTCTGCCAAACAAGCGCAGCACTTGGACAAGTATCTGAAGGAGCGAGAGCTATCACCTGCTGCCTCCATCGCGATCATTGAAGCGATCCTGCAAACTCGTGAAGGCGCGAGTAATCTGGCTCTCGCACAAACCCTAGTGGTGACCGGCCCCGAGATCGAAAACACAGAGATCCTCAAGACGGGCTCAAGATTCATCGAAGTGGTGCAACATGCCCGCCGTGAGCTGATGCTGGCCACTTTCGCGCTCTACCAGGGGGACCAGATCCTTGCACCCATCTACCAAGCGATGGTTCAGAACCCCAAACTCAACGTGACTCTGATCCTCAACGTGCCCCGGAAATACGGAGACACCACGCTCACAGAGCAAGTGATCGAAGCCTACCGCCGAGATTTCCTGACTAAGCATTGGCCATGGGAGATTCGCCCAAAAGTTTATCACTTCCCAGCATCCCTACACCTCAAAGCCAGTGACAGGGCTTCCATGCATTGCAAGTTCGTCCTCGCTGACGAAGAGCGCTGCTTCGTCACCTCAGCCAATTTCACCGAAGCCGCCCAGAAGAAGAACATTGAAGTGGGAATTGAACTTTCCGGTTCCTATGAGCCCAAGGCTCTGAGCACTTACTTCAAAGCTTTGATTCAAGGTGAAATTCTTGCTCGTTTGATTTGA
- a CDS encoding DUF1998 domain-containing protein has protein sequence MSIQQLRSSQLITTFGTGAMVDLPDAAVIISGPDHWTYREDQIADHLIREPRLSKRVAEYLNQAFGHTLSDVELRRPPRMRESFQYTGATPLVTGWKFPEWYVVQKIEDRQGAKGRRLVGKHLLERNGDYRDQQGKSHKVVPIRFVRACESGHVDDIDWLAFVHHKTSRNCPKAMQGLYLVERGNSGALSDIVISCECGESRTLAAAQKDQHSLGSCTGRRPWLGPLSREQCGRVSRLLVRSASNAYFPQLYSVISIPERSSALATVLRKFEADLQIVTSVEILAMARLMNGALNASLGGRSNQEVFEALELLRSNASQQDMSAKTLEFAAITGPVEPMENDQHDGDFLIRHLPPELWQDDALLAECLQQVVLVDRLREVVAQVGFTRFESAGKRLDGELDMDLNITPAPLAKDKINIIPAFENRGEGFFLHFSPERINAWMARKPVQERAEILRAGYALHAEAKQRDPNQFHGVAYYFLHTFSHLILQRISLECGYPASSIKERIYCNQALGHYGILLYTGTSDAEGTLGGLVEAAKCIRGIFRSTLESAAICSADPVCSNAKPQPNNPNHLLLGSACHCCTHLPETCCEQMNQYLDRALVIPTLEDLGCEFFSSQAL, from the coding sequence ATGTCCATTCAGCAACTTCGCTCAAGCCAACTCATCACCACCTTCGGCACCGGGGCCATGGTGGACCTGCCAGATGCGGCGGTCATCATCAGCGGTCCTGACCATTGGACCTACCGGGAGGATCAAATTGCCGATCACTTGATCCGCGAACCTCGGCTGAGCAAACGCGTGGCAGAGTATCTCAACCAAGCCTTCGGCCACACGCTGTCTGACGTGGAACTGCGCCGGCCACCGCGCATGAGGGAATCCTTCCAATACACCGGGGCGACGCCACTGGTGACAGGTTGGAAATTCCCAGAGTGGTATGTGGTGCAGAAAATCGAAGATCGCCAGGGAGCTAAGGGCAGACGATTGGTAGGCAAGCATCTGCTGGAGAGGAACGGCGACTACCGCGACCAACAGGGGAAGAGTCACAAGGTGGTGCCCATACGATTCGTGCGGGCGTGTGAAAGCGGACATGTGGATGACATCGACTGGCTAGCCTTCGTACATCACAAAACCTCACGGAACTGTCCGAAGGCCATGCAGGGATTGTATCTCGTGGAGCGGGGCAACTCCGGCGCGCTGTCGGACATTGTGATCAGTTGTGAATGCGGAGAGAGCCGGACCCTGGCCGCCGCGCAGAAGGACCAGCATTCCCTGGGAAGCTGTACCGGCAGGCGACCCTGGCTCGGGCCGCTCAGCCGGGAACAATGCGGACGGGTATCCAGGCTCCTCGTGCGCAGTGCCAGCAACGCCTACTTCCCTCAGCTCTACTCGGTGATCTCGATCCCCGAGCGGTCATCAGCCTTGGCGACAGTGTTGCGGAAGTTTGAGGCCGACCTCCAAATCGTCACGAGCGTGGAAATCCTGGCGATGGCAAGGCTGATGAACGGCGCGCTCAACGCGAGCTTGGGAGGCAGATCCAATCAGGAGGTCTTCGAAGCGCTCGAACTGCTGCGGTCCAATGCTTCCCAGCAGGATATGAGCGCAAAGACCCTAGAGTTCGCCGCCATCACCGGACCGGTGGAGCCGATGGAAAACGACCAGCATGACGGTGACTTCCTTATCCGCCACCTGCCGCCTGAGTTGTGGCAGGATGATGCCTTGCTCGCAGAATGCCTTCAGCAGGTGGTGCTGGTGGACAGGTTGCGCGAAGTCGTCGCGCAGGTTGGCTTCACCCGCTTCGAGTCCGCAGGCAAACGCCTGGATGGAGAACTCGACATGGATCTCAACATCACTCCGGCCCCGCTGGCGAAGGATAAGATCAATATCATCCCGGCCTTCGAGAACCGAGGTGAAGGCTTTTTCCTCCACTTTTCTCCGGAACGAATCAACGCCTGGATGGCGCGGAAGCCTGTCCAAGAACGAGCAGAAATTCTGCGGGCCGGATACGCTTTGCACGCGGAGGCCAAACAACGCGATCCAAATCAGTTTCATGGAGTGGCCTATTACTTCCTTCACACCTTCTCCCACCTGATTCTTCAGCGTATTTCCCTGGAATGCGGATACCCGGCGAGTTCCATCAAAGAGCGCATTTACTGCAACCAGGCGCTTGGGCACTATGGCATCCTGCTTTACACCGGCACTTCGGATGCCGAAGGCACACTGGGGGGCCTAGTAGAAGCCGCGAAATGCATTCGTGGCATCTTCCGTTCCACGCTCGAAAGCGCAGCCATATGCTCTGCTGACCCGGTCTGCTCCAACGCCAAGCCCCAACCGAACAATCCCAACCATCTGCTCCTGGGCAGCGCCTGCCATTGCTGCACCCACCTGCCGGAAACTTGTTGTGAGCAGATGAATCAATACCTCGACCGTGCGCTCGTCATCCCCACTCTGGAAGACCTCGGCTGTGAGTTCTTTTCTTCCCAAGCATTATGA
- a CDS encoding response regulator gives MPHALVIEDDDGVLDVVREKMISMGHSHDVACCQTEAEEHLLKTAYDYILLDLAIPVAYKGRPDREYGRNLLHKIKGELGHSLTPVVVMTANDIDSYHLAVELLKEGAEDFVGKPFGEKHPLEKKIRTALEKHPARDACAEKSDPVTKSDRPCQPLREVFLDFYPDRVELSGHKLSGPANSTQTRKVLDLLKHKTLTADRKAYDGNYIGKHALGIHDNGQKAAADAVRQIREAAQRILKEKQHLECGGSDIITNRDKGYAFGPKIRVRDGGPDAEEAEKKKFTQKQIAALRELRRDRLLTRKMLGQRLNIRLDALDKEMGPLEQKGLVGRTGAGAAMRFELKLDPLAVGSPQNAMK, from the coding sequence ATGCCGCACGCACTCGTAATCGAAGATGATGATGGAGTTCTCGATGTCGTTCGAGAAAAGATGATCTCGATGGGCCACTCCCACGATGTGGCATGCTGCCAAACGGAGGCGGAGGAGCACCTGCTCAAGACAGCCTATGATTACATCCTGCTGGATCTGGCTATCCCGGTAGCCTACAAAGGGCGGCCTGATCGCGAATACGGGCGCAATCTCCTCCACAAAATCAAAGGTGAGCTTGGCCATTCTCTGACGCCTGTTGTTGTCATGACCGCAAATGACATCGACTCCTACCACCTTGCCGTGGAGTTACTGAAGGAGGGAGCCGAGGATTTTGTTGGCAAGCCCTTTGGGGAAAAGCATCCGCTGGAAAAGAAGATACGGACTGCATTGGAGAAGCACCCGGCCAGGGATGCCTGTGCCGAGAAGAGTGATCCGGTCACAAAAAGCGACAGGCCTTGCCAACCCTTGCGAGAGGTGTTCCTCGATTTCTATCCTGACCGCGTCGAGTTATCCGGTCACAAGTTGTCGGGGCCGGCTAACTCGACGCAGACGCGCAAGGTTCTTGATTTGCTCAAGCACAAGACGCTGACCGCTGACCGGAAAGCCTACGACGGAAACTACATTGGAAAGCATGCTCTCGGAATTCATGACAACGGGCAGAAGGCGGCCGCTGACGCGGTGCGGCAGATTCGCGAGGCGGCTCAAAGGATTCTGAAAGAAAAGCAACACCTGGAATGCGGAGGAAGCGACATCATCACCAACCGCGACAAGGGCTACGCGTTCGGACCGAAAATCCGCGTCCGCGATGGAGGCCCTGATGCCGAGGAGGCAGAAAAGAAAAAGTTCACGCAGAAACAGATTGCCGCACTCCGTGAACTGCGACGGGACAGATTGCTGACCAGAAAAATGCTTGGGCAACGGCTCAATATCAGACTGGATGCCCTGGACAAGGAGATGGGACCTCTCGAACAAAAGGGGTTGGTGGGCAGAACCGGGGCAGGAGCCGCAATGAGGTTTGAACTGAAGCTCGATCCACTTGCGGTTGGCTCACCACAAAATGCTATGAAATGA